The window GTCACGGCCTCACAGCTGGTGTTCAGGCCGCCGCGGTCGGGTTCGCCGACTCCGCAGTGCGGCGGTTTTCGGCGTTGATGCGCTGAGCCTCTTCGAGCTGGTCCTCGAGGATGACGATGCGGCAGGCCGCCTCGATGGGCGTGCCCTGGTCGACGAGTTCCCGGGCTCGAGCGGCGATGCGGAGCTGGTAGCGGGAGTAACGGCGATGTCCGCCCTCTGAGCGGAGCGGGGTGATGAGGCGGGCTTCTCCGATGGCGCGGAGAAAACCCTGGGTGGTGCCGAGCATTTCGGCTGCCCTGCCCATCGTGTAGGCGGGGTAGTCGTCGTCGTCGAGACGGCCGAACGCGTCGTCTGCTGTCACGTGCACCTCTCTGTAGAGCGCGTGGAGGGGCCCTGGTGCCGAACGGCACCAGGGCCCCGAAGGAACTGCTACACCATCTGCCGGCCCTGGTACTGCACCGGCCTACTGTCTCCGCATACCCGACCGAGACACTGTCGGGCTTGCCAGACCTTGCTGTCTCCATGGGTTACGAGAGAAACCGTAGCCGCACCCCCATCCAATGTCTACTGTGGCCAACATAGATTTTGCGCGTCCGACAGTGGGTTATTCACCCTCGGACAGCTACGGGAGAGTCGGTGCACGAGCCGTCACAGCCCAGCCGACGGGGTACGGCGACCACCGGTCCCCCAAGGAGGCCGGTTTCCCTGAGCGATCACCGGGCACCCGCCGAGTGATCAGCCGTGTAGCGGCACACCAGATCCGGCGCACCCTGCCGGAGGAGAACGGAGGTCCACCATGTTGAAGGCAATCGCGGATGTTCTTCGTTCCATCGGCGGAGCTATCGCCACCGTCGTGACCCTGCCGTTCCGGGCCGTGGCCCGTCTGTTCGGCGGTGCCTCGAGCTCCGCCCACGGCCGCCA of the Streptomyces aurantiacus genome contains:
- a CDS encoding LPFR motif small protein, producing the protein MLKAIADVLRSIGGAIATVVTLPFRAVARLFGGASSSAHGRH
- a CDS encoding MerR family transcriptional regulator; the protein is MTADDAFGRLDDDDYPAYTMGRAAEMLGTTQGFLRAIGEARLITPLRSEGGHRRYSRYQLRIAARARELVDQGTPIEAACRIVILEDQLEEAQRINAENRRTAESANPTAAA